CGCCGTCAGCGACCGGTTCCTCGGCGGCGATCGCCTCACCGATCGGGTGGGCCGACTGGCGCTCGAGCGTCGCCGCCCGCTCGAGGAGGTCGGCGTCGCAGTCGGCGTCGACGACCGTCATGTCGCCGGTGGTCAGCGTCCCGGTCTTATCGAAGACGACGGTGTCGGCGTCGCGCAGCCGTTCGAAGACGCTGTCGTCGAAGACAACGATCGATCGCTCGAGCGCGTCACGGATACCCGCGGCGACGGCCAGCGGCGTCGCCAGCCCGAGCGCACAGGGACAGGAGACGATCAGGACGGTGAGTCCAATGAGGAGGGCGGCGGCGAGCCCGGACCCCAGGAGGAGGTAGACGATCGTGACGACCGTCGCAAGGACGAGTACGAGCGGGACGAAGATCGTCGCCAGCTTGTCCGCGAGCTTCTGGATACCGTGGGTCCCGCTCTGGAGGTCCCAGACGAGTTCGCTGATGCGATCCACGGTGCTCGTGGCGTCCTCGCCGACGCGGATCGTAAGGGTGCCGTCCGAGACCGTCGAGCCGCCGATAACTGCGTTGCCGCCGACTTTGGTGACGGGCAGGGACTCACCGGTGACGACCGCCTCGTCGACCGCGGCCTCACCGTCGACGACCGTGCCGTCGATCGGAATCCGTTCGCCCGCGCGGACGACAACGCGCTCGTCCGGTTCGAGGTCGTCGACCGCGACGTCCTCCGTCTCGCCGCTCTCGAGGAGTCGTCTGGCTTCGTCCACCTGCACGGCCGTCAGGTCCGAGAGGCGCTCGGTCGCCTTCCGCTTGATTTCGGACTCGTAGTAGCCGCCGACGGAGACGATGACGATGATCGCGACCGTCACGTCGTAGTAGATGTGCGGGCCGCCGACGGCGATCGAGAGCGTGCTGTAGAGGTAGGCGCTGACGGCCGCGATTGCGACGAGCAGGTCCATGTTCGGCGAGCGCGTCTTCACGGCGACGTAGGCCCCCTGCAGGATCGGTTTGCCGGTCACGCCGAGGACGATCGTCGTGAGCGCGGCGATCATGAGGTAAAACGGCGTCGCGAGGTCGCTGGCCAGCGCCTGCGTGAAGAACTCCGTCGTTCGTTCGTCGTAGAACAGCCCGCCGAAGTAGGTGGGATAGATGATGAGCAGGTACTGCAGCATCACCGACATCCCCATGAGCACGCCGACTGCGATCCGTCCCATCGCCCAGTTGTCGGCCCGGCGACGGCTAATCGCGTCCTCGCGGTCGTACGCGCTGTAACCGAGCTGGCTAATTTCGGCTTTCAGCTCCTCGACGGAGGCGGCCGCGGGGTCGTGGTCGATCCGCACCGTGTCGGTAACGTAACTGGAACTGACCGAACTCACGCCGTCGGCCTCGCCCGCGACCGACTCGATGAACGCCTCACAGGTCGCACAGTACATGCCGTCGACCTCGAGGAACGTCGTCTCGTGACCGTCGGGAACGACTCGCGTCTCCTCCTCGTCGGATTCGTTTCGTGCGTCGCGGACGTCGTCGGCATCGACCGCCTCGATGTCGCCGAGCGCGTCGTACACCTCGCGACAGCCCGCACAGCAGAACGCGTTACCGTCGGCCGTCACGCCGCTGTCTTCGACGGGCAGTTCACACAGCGTACAGGCGTTTCGACTCGACATTGGTGATCGTGGTGGTAGTCAGTGGTGGTCGTGTCCGCCGGTTCCGAGTCCGTCGTAGAACGGCAGTTCGGGGTGTGGAACGTGGATTCCAAAGCTCATCAGCCCGTGGGCGAACAGGACGTAGCCCAGCGCGACGAACGCGATTCCGAGCAGCCGGTGGACCCGTCGGCGGTGGGCCACGTCGACCGAGTCGATGATCGTCCCGTAGGCGAAGACGGCCGGCACCGTCCCGATCCCGAGCGCGGCGAGCGCGAGCGCCCCGCTGATCGGCGAGCCGGTCGCGAACGCGTAGAGAAAGGCCGGGTAGAGGATCGGACAGGGGAGCAGTCCGTGCACCGCGCCGAGACCGACGATGCCGGGGCCGTTCGCGAGTCGGTCGACGCGCCCGGCGAGCCAGCCGGTGAGTCGCTCGAGCCCGGGAAACGAGATCCCGCCGGTCGTCCGCCCCAGCGCGTAGTAGACGCCCGTCGCGATGACGAACGCGCCGACGAGGAGCCCGACCGCGCCGCGGGCGACGTCGACGGCCGGCGTCAACTCGGCGGTCGTGACGAACAACAGCCCGCCGAGCGCGCCGAAAAAGGCACCCAGAAGGGTGTAGCTCGCCGTCCGCCCGAGGTTGAACAGCGCGTGCTGGCGAACCTCGTAAGTGGAGAGATGGCCCGTGCGTCCGGCGCTCGAGGCGTTCGCGGTCGTGCCGCCGTCAGTCGCGGCACCGTCCATCCGACTCGCGTAGACGGTCACGAGCGGGCCGCACATCCCGATACAGTGGGCTCCCGCGAGTAGCCCGATGAGCAAGAACAGCGCGACGTCGACGCCGAGGAACGTGAACGGGTCCATATATTAATTCTCGAAGTGATCGTTGGTCGACCTAGTCAGCCAACGGTGTAGTGCGTTTCGCTCGCGGAACGGTTTTCGAGAATCGTACCTCGAAGCGCGTCGATCGTAAGGAACGCACCGATGCGCTTGAGGGGGCCCTACGGGTCGGCCGTGCCTGCGGCGACATTCGACTGCGAGCGACGGGATTCTGAGCCCGCTACTATCGCTCCCGCTCGAGCGCCGCCAGCGACTCGAGCCGATCCGCCGTCGGCGGGTGCGTCCCGAACAGCCAGCGCTGGAGGCGGTGCAGCCGCGTTCGAAGCCACCAGTACGACGGCTCGATGTCGCCCTCGGGGCCGAGCATGACCTTCTCGAGTTCCCGCGGCTCGAGGGGCAAGATGGATAGCGAGGAGACCCCCGACACCTCGCGGAGATCCTGCTTCGGCGTGTCGGTGATCTCCGCATCTAACCGGCGGAGCGCGCTGGCCAACGTCGCCGGCGAGCCGGTCACTTCCGCGGCGGTCCGATCGGCCGCGCGCTCTCTGACCCGGGAGAGGCGAGCCGTGATCGCGCTGCCGATGATCCAAACGACTGCCGCGACGAGCCCGATAATAGGCGCCACGAACGGAACCACCGCGGCGACGATCGATTCCGAACTGGGCTCGTCTATCCGTTCGAGTCGCGACCCCAAGCCGTCGGCGAGCACGACGGGCAGCGAGACGACCGTCATCACCATCGCGTCGCGGTTCTTCACGTGAGCGAGTTCGTGGGCGATCACCGCCTCGAGTTCGTCAGCGTCGAGCGCCCGGATCGTTCCGAGCGAGAGTACCAGGTGGACGTTTTCCGGCCGGAAGCCGACCGCCAGCGCCTCCGGCGCGTTCCGCTCGGAGACGGCGATCGTCGGCACGGGGACGTCCAGTTGCGCGGCGACGCGCGTCGTTACGTCGTACAGGTGCGGCGCCGACTCGCGGTCCACTGGATGGGCGTCCGAGAGTCGTTCGATCGTCTCGAGGTGTCTGTACTCGAGGTAGGCGATCGTCAGCAGGGTGACCGTTGTGGCGACGAACGCCCCGTGCGCCGCGGGTCGAATACCAAACACCACGAGCATGCCGTAGAAGACGACCCATACGCCCGCGAGCAGACCGATCGTGACGAGTACGAGTGCGAGGACGGCGGCAACCATGCCGACGTAGAGGCGGATCGATGGGGAGGGCATCGTCACACCATTCGGATAACGGGTCAAAAATATTGACTAAACATGGCGGCAGCGAGACGACGCAGGAGGACGTGTTCAGGGCAGGCGGAGGCGTGCACTCACCGCGAGCGACCGAAGGAGCGAGCGGGCCGACGACCGGCCCGCAGGGGAGGGAAGAGTGCTTTTTCTCAACGTTTTGCCGAGTGCGGTCGCGGAGCGACCGCACGCAGAGCAAAAGGTTGCTATTCGACGTACCGGTACTTCCGCTCGCCCATTCGCCCCCAGCCGTCGAAGACGAACTCCGACTCGGGAGCCGTGAACTCCTCGACGTCGACGTCCATGTCGTGATTGTGGACGTCGTGGATCTCTTCGTAATCGTCCCAACTCATGTCGTAGCGGGCGTCGAGCTGTTCGTCGATGTTTAGCGCCTCGATTTCGTCCTTCCAGCCGTCCTGGATCGTCTCCGCGTGGCCCTCCGCCTGCGCGCCGGAGCCGTAGGAGCCGACGAGGAGCTTGCTCCCCGCGAGGTCGAGGTCGTTCTCGAGGCCGTGTTTCAGCGCGCTCACGCGGGCGACGTGGACGGAGCCGGTGTACCAGTTGCCGACCTCCCGAGAGAGGGTGAGGGTCGGATCGATCGTCGCCTCGTACCACTCCTGGTAGGTCTCGGTGTCCTTGAGGGCATCCATATACTCCCGCAGCGCGTCGTGGAACGCCTCGTCGTCGTCGAACGCTTCGGCGCGGGGCTGGCGACCGATCTCCTCGGCCAGCTCATCTTCGATGCTAGTGTCGCGAATCATATGCCGGTAGACCAGCATTCCGGCCTTGCGGACCATCCCCGGGAACGGGGTGTGGAACGGGATGTAGGCGAACTGATCGGGATGGGTTTCGCCGGCGACGCTCTCGAAGTCCTCGAGCGCCTCGCGCATGCGGGCGAGGTACACCTGCACGGAGCGTTTGCCGTCGACGGACGGGAACTGCTGGTTTGGTTTGAGGAAATCCGTCTCGTCGGCCGAGCCGTAGCCCTGCTCGGTCGAGAGTTCGACCAGATCGGGGTCCTCGCTGATGAGCATCGCGACGGCACCCGCACCCTGGGTCGCCTCGCCGGCGTCGCCGCGGGCGTACAGCGCCGTGTCGGTCGCAATCACCAGCGCCGAACGACCGCGATTTCGGCCGGCCTGGATCCAGTTGAACGCGTCGTCGAGACTCTGGGTGCCCGCGATACAGGCGAACTTTCGTTCGCCCTTGTTCGCGTGGTGGAAGTCATCGCCGTAGACCTGCTCGAGACAGCCAGCGACGTACGTCGAAACCGGCTTCGAGTTGTCGAACGCGCTCTCGGTCGCGACATCGATTCGACCGATATCGTCGGGCTCGAGGCCCTTGCGTTCCATCAGCCGGTGGGCGGCGTTTGCCCCCATCGTGACGATGTCTTCGTAGCTGTCGGGGAACGAGCTTGCGTTGAGACCGAGTCCCTTCGTGTACTTCTCGGGGTCCTCGCCCTTCTCGGGCGCGAACGTCCCGGGTAAGTCGAGTTTGAGATTCCCGGTCCAGATTTCGATGGCGTCGATACCGACTGCAGTCATGCATCGAGAATGTGGGCCGAGATACAAGATATTGTCGTTCGATGTTTCGACGTCTGTCGAACCCGCCACCGCGGTCCGCGAACGGTTCGTACAGATCCGATTAGCCGGCGTACTCGAGCGTCTCCGTTCGGGTGGCCTCGCTTTCGCCGTCCCAGACGGTGACGGCGACCGTGTACGTCTGTGCATTGGGATTTCCAGTGTCCCTGAGTTCGGTCTCCCCGCTCGCGGTCGTCCCGGAAACGTCGACGCTGAGCGTCTCCGGTTCGGCATCGATAGTGATTGCCTCGCTGTCCGACGGGGCGCTGAGCCACTCGCTGGCAGTCACTGTAATCGTCCGATCACCTGCATCACCGGGAGTAGTCCCCCAGGCGAGCGTCACTTCGCCGTCCTCGTCGACGGCCACCTCATCGACGACAGTGGCGTTGACCTCGAGTGAGACATCCGCTCCCAACGTATCAAACCCGTGAATGGTCTCCATAGCGTAACCGTGTACTGGCCGCCACACGACGTGTCGCGTGCGAGCCAGCTACCGTTGGCGGCGTCTCCGTCGCCGAATCATCGAGCGAGCGACACGCGCCGAAGGCAGTGGCTTACTATGTGCTGGCTCGGGCTACCAGCAGTCGAATGAGACCCGCGGAAGAGCGGTTCACGAGGCACCTGGTCGAGGGCGAATCGGTGCAACAGCTCGCTTCCGGGACGCTGCTCGAGGATGCCGTTCGGGGCACCGCAGCGGTCGGTGCGACCGACCGACGGATACTGTGCGTTTCGAAGACGGGTGAGTTCGTCGACGTCAGCTACGACTACATCTGTTCGATCGAAAGCCAACGGCGAACCAGAACGGAGTATCGGTCCAGTGATGAGAACGACCGGCTGCTCCCCCTTCTGGGCGGACTCCTCGGTGTGGGCGTACTCGCCGTCATCGTCGCCGCCAACGTCCCTCTCGATGCGTTCGGCGCTTCTTTTACGGTCGGTCTCGCGGCCGCGACGGTCGTCGTCGCGAGCGCCGTCGAATACGTCCGCGTACAATCCTCCATCAGCCGAGCGTACGCGCCGGTGTTCGTCGGTGCCGGCGTACTCACACTCCTCGCGCTCGTCGGTGTCGCACTCTTCGCACCGAGCGTGTACGTTCCGCTGTATCTGCTCGTGACGCTCGGCGGGGGCGGGCTGGTGGCCTACGCCGCCCGTCACCGGGAGCACCTCAGCGGTCCTGGGCTCGAGCGCCATCCCGAGACCCACCTCAGCATCAACACGATCGACGGCGAGACGATACGGATCGCAATCGACGCGGAGACCGATTTCGACCGCGAGCTCAGCGCGTGCGTCCACCGGTACGAGGATTCGATCGTCGATCGAGCCGTCGCTGGAACGGTAATAGAGTGAGTCCAATTTGGGATTCGGCACCGTCGAGAGCCCGGAATGCGCCGCCAGAACGGGTGGCGGTAGCTATGGCTTACAGCGCTGACGTGTGTTCGCCCTCGAGATAGTCGGCGATTACGGACCGACCGAGAGGGGGCGAGCGATGCTCGGCTGCCGGTAACGTCCTCGGCGGTCAGTCGCTGTCGCTCTCCACAGTGGGTTCGGAGTCGCTCGAGGCCATCTCGCCGGAGCTCGGAACGTCGACTTCGTCCTCGTCGCGCAGGAACAACGACCGCTGGGTGCCGAACGCGAGCGCCATCGAGGCGACGGCGATCAGGGTGATGACGGAGAACGGACCACCGGTGATGATCGCGGCTGCCTGCAGCGCTTCGACGCCGCCGGTAACGATCAGCAGGGAGGCGAGGGCACCGATGAGAAAGCCCCAGATGACGCGGTTGACCGTCGACGGTCGCTGTGCGCCGCCCGTCGTGAGCATTCCGAGCGCGAGCGTCGACGAGTCCGCGGACGTGATGAGAAACAGCAACACGAGCAGGAGGAACAGCGCGGTCAACAGCCACCCGAGCGGCAGGGCCTCGAAGAGCGGATAGCCGGCACCGGCTTCGTCGAACGTCGCGATCGCCGAGATGACGTCGGCCTGGCCGTCGTTCTGCAGGTAGATCGCCGTCCCACCCATCGTCGCGAACCACGGGATCGTGATGCCCGTCGACGCGAGGACGCCGGTGACGGCGACCTGCCGGACGGTTCGGCCCCGCGAGATTCGGGCGATAAACAGCCCGACGAACGGCGTCCACGAGAACCACCAGGCCCAGTAGAAGATCGTCCAATCGCCGACCCAGCCAGAGACGCCGCCGTTCCCCGTCTGGGCGGTGCCGGTGTAGAAACTCATCTGGATGAACTGGCTGATGTAGGTGCCGAGCGCTTCGGTGCCGATCGCCGTGATGTAGTTCGTCGGCCCGAGCAGGAACGTCACGACCGTCAGCAGTCCGAACAGTGAGAGATTGACGTACGAAATCCGGCGAATACCCTTCTGCACCCCGAGTGCGACGGATGCCGTGAACGCGACGGTCATCCCGGTGATGATGAGAACCGTCCCCAGATCACCGACGGAAACGCCTGTGGTCCACTCGATGCCGACCAGGAACTGACTGCCGACCAGTCCGAGGGTCGTGGCGACCCCGCCGATCGTCGCAAACACCGCCAGAATGTCGACGGCTTTCGCGAGCGGCCCGTCGAGGTTGTCGATCCCGATCCACGGCGCGAGCACCGTCGAGATCCGCATCGGTGCGTCGTACTTGTACGCGCAGTAGGCGATCGGCAGGGCGACGACGACGTACGCCGTCCACGCCGAGACGCCCCAGTGGAAGAACGTATACTGGATCGCCCCGACGGCAGCCTCGGAGGACTGCGGATCCGCACCGATAAACGGCGAGACGTCGTCGTAGTGCGAAACCGCTTCCGCCGGCCCCCAGAAGACGATGCCGGCGGCGATCCCGGCCGAGTACAACATGGCGAAGTACGAGAGGAAGGCGAACTCCGGCTCTTCGTCCTCCTCACCGAGTTTGATGTTTCCCCAGGGGCCGAAGATGAGGAAGATGACGAACGCGACGAGAAAGAACATCACGATCAGATACCACCAGCCGAACCCGGTCCAGATGACCTGGTTCGCGCTGTCCATGTACCCCGTCGCCGCGTCCGGCGCGACGACGAACGCGATCACCGCAGCCACTGCGATCGTAAACCCGACGCCGAACACGACGGTGTCGAGTTCCTCGAAGAAGCCATCCGCTGGACGTTGTCGATCTGAGTCAGTCATTGGGTAGCGGGAGTGTGACGTCGCTGTGCGTGTTGGACGGGTCGATTAGCGAGCGTCTCGAGTAATCGAAGACCGAGTACCGATAAGTGCGCTGGGCTTGCACCGACGAGCCGATATCAGTGTCGTGAATTGATTTCGGGGGTTCAGACCACGGAGGCAGTGTAGACGAGTTCCATCGGTCAGGACGGCCAGCACGATGGGGGCCGAACGAGACTCTGGTCGGTCCGCACGCTATCTGCCGATATCGAACGCATTAGGGAGAGCAGTCGCGTTTCGGAACGCTACTCGAATTTGCGCCGGCGCTCAGTCGCTGATAAACTTGTTGTCCCGCCAGTTGACGCCGCTCTGGCCCGAGGCGTTCTCCCCGGGGCCTTCGACGACTTCGATGTCGGCCGGGCGGGGTTCGCCCTCGACGATTCGGGTCGCCTCGAGGTCGCCGTCGCGCTCCGAGATCGCGGTCAGCGTCCCCTTCTCTGCGGCCTCGGCGATCCCGCAGAGGACGAGGAACATCTGGTACTGCAACAGCGAGTTCTGGAGAACCGTCTCGCGGTCGCCCTTGAACGCCGCGAACTCGACGAGTTCGGACTCGATCTCCTCTTCTTCCTCCTCGTCCCAGCTAAAGGACTTCTGTCGTCGTTCGTCCGGATCTTCCTCGTAAACCCGGTTTTCGGTGACGCTGGCTTTTAACTGGGCTGTCGGGGTGTACTTGCTGACGGACTCGTCCTCGGCGACGGCCTTGAGAATGAGCGTGTTGTTTCGCCGCGTTATCTCCACGTCGGTGACGCCGTCCGGATACGTGGCCTCGTCGATGTGTTCGCGAAGCTCTTCGAGGGGCAGTTCGAGGGTCGAGTGCAGCCGATATACGTGTCTGGATTCCTCTGTTGACATAGTGGGATGGTCTGCGGCGATAGTCGCTGGTGGCTAGTACGGGTGCGTGACTTATATGACCTGCTATTGAATACGTGGTCGATTCGGCCGGATGAATTTAATCGGCAGTTCCCCGCTTGGATTACGCCGTCTCGAGCGTCTCGGCCAGTTCGCCGCGTTCGTCGAGTTCCTCGAGCACGTCCGAGCCGCCGACGAACTCGCCGTCGACGAACGTCTGGGGGATCGTCTCCCAGCCGCTGTGACGGTTGAGGGCGGTGCGGTACTCGTCGAGCGAGTCGAGGACGTCGACGACTTCGACCTCGTCGCGGTGCTGGGAGATGAGTCCGAGCGCCTTGCGGGAGTAGCCACACTGGGGCATCAGCTCGGTCCCCTTCATGAAGAGGACAACCTCGTTGTCGGCGATGAGTTCGTCGACCTGTTCGTCGACTTCGTCCTGATCGAGACCTTGATTCGGTGGGAAGTCCATACTCGACATATGTCGGCGAAGGGGGATAGACCTTGCGTCATCACCGCTGGACGACCGGTGGCACGGACGAAACGACCCCGACTCATACGGTTTGCTGTACCGATGTACCGGTAGGACTGCAGGACGGACCGCAGCCCCATCGGAACTGACTCACAGCAGATATAGTAACAACTGAAACGATTTACACACTGATTGTACAGCTGTCGTGCGATCAGGTGTGCAGTGACGTTCAGTGGCTACTATAGTATCAGGCTGGATCAAGGCGGACGATCCGGTCGTCGTCCTCGAGCGGAAACTCGTCGCCCGCTCGACCGTCTCGATTGGACGTGAGCAGGTAGAGCGAACCGTCAGGACCGGGTTCGATGTGTCGAAGTCGACCGAACTCGCCCTCGAAGAGCGTGTGAGCCGTGGCTTCGAATCTATCGTCGAGCCAGTCGTCGTCGTAGTGGGTTCCGGTATCGTCGGTGACGGACGCGCCGTCGCCCTCCGCCACTCCCGGCGTCAGCGCTACGGCATACAGCGCGTTCGACGCGAGTCCGGCGACGAAGACGTGGTTCGTCCACGCCTCGATCGTCTCGTCGTCGTAGAACGCGAGTCCGGACGGTGCCCACGTCGTCTGGGGGCCGGTGTTGATCACCGGCGGCGTCGCCTCGTCGTATTCGTCGTACCCGTCGTACTCCGGATCGTCGGGACCGCCGCGGACGAGATCCCAGCCGTAATTACCGCCGGGTCGGAGGAGCGACACCTCGTCTCGAGCGGCCGGGCCGTGTTCGGCGAGTACCGGCCTCCCCTGCGGGGTGAAGTCGATTCCCTGCGGGTTTCGGTGGCCGAGCGTATACGTCCGCGGGTCGCCATCGGTGCCCCAGTCGACGGGCTCGGAAACGGGGTCGCCATCGGGCGTCACTCGGAGCACTGCGCCGGCGCGGGAGCCGGGGTCCTGCGTGAGGGCGGGGTCCTCGGCGTCGCCCGTCAAAACCCAGAGATCGCCGTCGGGACCGAACGCGATCCGGCCACCGTTGTGGGTCGTCGCGCCCGGAATACCGTCGAGGACGGTCTCGAGTTCGTCGGTCTCCAGATCGTAGCGAACGACCCGGTTTTCGGTCCCGTCGTCGTCGATAGTGTAGTAGACGAACAGCTCGGCGGCGTCCGGATAGTTGGGATGGACGGCGATTCCGAGCGTGCCACCCTCGCCGGGGGACGCCCGATCCGGGAGGTCCTCGCCCTCGAGGATCGTCTCGCCGTCGTCGGGACCGAGCGGGATTTCGTCGGTTTCGGCGAGTTCGTCCGCGTCGAACCGTCGCACGCCGCCGTCGCGCTCGGTGAGGAAGGCGTCGTCGTCCGCGAACGTGAGGTCCCACGGGATCTCGAGGTCGGCGACGACCGTCGTCGCGTCGACGTCGTCCTCGGTGGGCCTGGCGTCCGCCGGACGCCAGTCTGGTTCGGACCAGTCGTCGTCCGGTGTCGCTTCGGGCGTGGCGAGTTCCAGACCGTCGGAGTCGACACCCGTGAGACAGCCGGCCAGCGGGACGAGCGAGGTACCAGTTACCGCGAGCACGCGTCGCCGTGTCGGGGGCGTCATACTCGACACGAGGGAGCCGAGACGTGTGAACCCTGTGGTAAATCGCCTCGGGGTCAAGTGGTTCGAGAGACGGCTTCTCTCGTCATCAAGCGAGACCTTCGGTCTCGCGGACATCGCGGAGCTTCGCTCCGCTCAGTCACGGAAGATCGAAGATCTTCCGAACGACCCCGAGGCTTTCGCGTGGACTCCCGTTCTATGCCTCAGTAGAGGCAGGGGGTACGTACTCCCCGCTCACGTTCAGCGTCCCGCGATTCAAGCGCACATCTACGGGTGCGCCTCCATCGCCTGCGTTTTGCCTGCGACGGAGATACTGCAAACCGATATTCTTGGAAGCGTTGTAGTCGGCGTGGTTCTCATACCCGCACTGCTGACACTCGAACGATTCGACCGACCGATTGGCGTCGTGGGTAAACCCACACGTCGAGCAACGCTTTGACGTGTTGCGCGGGTCAACCTGTACGGCCTCGATGCCATGTTCTTCGGCCTTGTATTCGACGTACTCGTAGAGGCGTCGGAACGCCCAGACGTGTTGCCACGTAGCCTCGGGAATATTCTCCCGAATGTGGGTCAAGTCCTCGAACACGATATGCGAACAGTCGTTCTCGACGGCCTCCTCGATGATCTCGTTCGCCACCGTGTGCAGGTATATTTCGAAGCGCCCGTACTCTTTCTGTCCGACTAACTCGATATTCTCGTGGGCGTGGCGAGAACCACACTGTTGAAGCGAACCACGACGCTTCTCGTACTCTCGCCGCCAGTGGTTGAACTCATCTGCCGACCAGAATAGCCCTGTCGAAGCAACGGCAAGATTGTTCACGCCTAAATCCACCCCAAGGACTGTTCTGTGCTTGGACTCGGATTCAGACGATTCCTCGTCCGCTTCGACTTTCCGCATCGAAGCGTGGAGATACCAGTCACCATCACGGTACTGTAAGTGGGCCATCCGAAACTCGAAATCCTCGTCGGAGACGTACTTTGTCGGCGGTATCTCCGAGTCGTCGGGGAGGATGTAGTCACACTCGACGCGCCCATCTACGGTCGAAAGAGAAACGTGGTCCCGGTGGAAGGTCGCACTCCGCTTGTCGTAGACCGCGCTATCGGCAGAAAAGTGCGGCTGCGATGTGTTCTCACCACGTTTGAGCCGTTCGACTCCGCTTTTGATGGCTTCAACCGCCCTGCGAATCCCTTTCTGGACGAGATTCGCGGTCAGGTCGGTTTCGTCGCGGAGTTGGTCGTAGAGGGCACGTTCGGCTTTGGCTTTTGAGGTGACGTGGTATCCGTCGTCGTCGTGCCAGCACCACTCGCTTGCGGTGTTGGCGCAGTGTTTGAATTGCTCGACAGTCTCTCGAAGGGAGTCGTCTGCTCCTTCAGGAGTATCGAGCTTGATGACGGCGGTACGACGGTATTCCACTGTATTTTCACATATACAGCCTATGTTACTTATACGTTGGGGGGTCGGTCAGCCATTGTAACGTGGT
Above is a window of Natronorubrum tibetense GA33 DNA encoding:
- a CDS encoding RNA-guided endonuclease InsQ/TnpB family protein: MEYRRTAVIKLDTPEGADDSLRETVEQFKHCANTASEWCWHDDDGYHVTSKAKAERALYDQLRDETDLTANLVQKGIRRAVEAIKSGVERLKRGENTSQPHFSADSAVYDKRSATFHRDHVSLSTVDGRVECDYILPDDSEIPPTKYVSDEDFEFRMAHLQYRDGDWYLHASMRKVEADEESSESESKHRTVLGVDLGVNNLAVASTGLFWSADEFNHWRREYEKRRGSLQQCGSRHAHENIELVGQKEYGRFEIYLHTVANEIIEEAVENDCSHIVFEDLTHIRENIPEATWQHVWAFRRLYEYVEYKAEEHGIEAVQVDPRNTSKRCSTCGFTHDANRSVESFECQQCGYENHADYNASKNIGLQYLRRRQNAGDGGAPVDVRLNRGTLNVSGEYVPPASTEA
- a CDS encoding PQQ-dependent sugar dehydrogenase, whose amino-acid sequence is MTPPTRRRVLAVTGTSLVPLAGCLTGVDSDGLELATPEATPDDDWSEPDWRPADARPTEDDVDATTVVADLEIPWDLTFADDDAFLTERDGGVRRFDADELAETDEIPLGPDDGETILEGEDLPDRASPGEGGTLGIAVHPNYPDAAELFVYYTIDDDGTENRVVRYDLETDELETVLDGIPGATTHNGGRIAFGPDGDLWVLTGDAEDPALTQDPGSRAGAVLRVTPDGDPVSEPVDWGTDGDPRTYTLGHRNPQGIDFTPQGRPVLAEHGPAARDEVSLLRPGGNYGWDLVRGGPDDPEYDGYDEYDEATPPVINTGPQTTWAPSGLAFYDDETIEAWTNHVFVAGLASNALYAVALTPGVAEGDGASVTDDTGTHYDDDWLDDRFEATAHTLFEGEFGRLRHIEPGPDGSLYLLTSNRDGRAGDEFPLEDDDRIVRLDPA